In one Culex quinquefasciatus strain JHB chromosome 2, VPISU_Cqui_1.0_pri_paternal, whole genome shotgun sequence genomic region, the following are encoded:
- the LOC6037688 gene encoding BAG family molecular chaperone regulator 2 isoform X2, producing MADDSWARCAAKRSRFDKQFDAEFNGFDPSTGMTSTPRFIGILDQLDSKVEKLRKEALVLQEKKDFLAMSVDLLRNNEYLTGLDENEREEINCYVQRISGRLSTVELSVCTVRDRAQEDSLHHVNSLIDAVISGPDSVLSRMRCQQFLNACSTSDSSASYSELLDPTMCSDKKFESALLGCTLDDQKTIKKRLQALLTYLTQQTVVQ from the exons ATGGCCGACGATTCGTGGGCCAGGTGCGCCGCCAAGCGGTCACGCTTCGACAAGCAGTTCGACGCCGAGTTCAACGGTTTCGATCCGTCCACTGGCATGACCAGTACGCCTAG GTTCATCGGCATTCTGGACCAGCTGGACTCGAAGGTGGAAAAGCTACGGAAGGAAGCGCTGGTGCTGCAGGAAAAGAAAGATTTCCTCGCAATGTCGGTGGACCTGTTGCGGAACAACGAGTACCTGACGGGGCTGGACGAAA ACGAACGCGAGGAGATCAACTGCTACGTCCAGCGGATAAGCGGCCGCCTGTCGACGGTCGAGCTGAGCGTGTGCACCGTGCGGGACCGCGCCCAGGAGGACTCGCTGCACCACGTCAACAGCCTGATCGACGCCGTCATTTCCGGCCCCGACTCGGTCCTGTCGCGGATGCGCTGCCAGCAGTTTCTGAACGCGTGCAGCACGTCCGACAGCTCGGCCAGCTACTCCGAGCTGCTCGATCCCACCATGTGTTCCGACAAAAAGTTCGAGTCTGCCCTGCTTGGCTGCACCCTGGACGACCAGAAGACGATCAAGAAGCGGTTGCAAGCGCTGCTCACCTACCTTACCCAGCAGACCGTCGTTCAGTGA
- the LOC6037686 gene encoding neuralized-like protein 4 has product MSSFHRRCGKRITLANNNRTAMRNISEFNHGLVLSSEPLKDDVLFEVRIDEKIHAWSGSIEIGVTTVNPETTELPPCATKLRNGTWVMSGISVLKDGLSLMEYYGSDLDKLGEGDRVGVVRTAQGELIFFVNGDSQGVSAVDIPKNVYALVNLYGKCVQVSICPSDSLEYGNESTQISQNIDIAMSVEMSVSATANGGGPSGSSSVLDAIDPSDKLRFHTRCGSLVKLSANCRTAERRRPLDEFNNGVVMTHRPLRDNELFEIRIDRLVDKWSGSIEVGVTTHCPSALQFPATMTNLRSGTIMMSGCGILTNGKGTRREYGEFNLDELREGDRVGMMRKSNANLHYYINGRDQGVAATRVSQQLWGVIDLYGMTIKVTIVDRDEREQQNLVTRRNNLMSLPVTEQELIPPSPEIDLSQSDRLLFHPMCGSHASVTHSGRTALRPNASDDFNNGVVLTRRHLRPNEMFQVRLERVVTKWAGSIEMGVTTHSPQELDFPFTMTNVRSGTWMMTGNGVMQNGMTVIEQYGQNLDRLQVGDRVGVVRKDDGTLHFWVNGVDQGPAASNVPEKVYGVIDLYGQAAQASIVDTSECGTPDTGNSTISNTTLFSSEPKLKFHSVHGKNARISNGGLTACRPKALAEFNDSIVFSNRPLRQRELFEIVLETVVDQWNGSIEIGVTGIRPDELSLPSTATDLEHDTIMISGTTLMRNGVTIRNDLPFDLDTLSASSRVGVMRNGDNIHFFINGVDQGPYYECKAPNLYAVIDLYGQCAQVSITTPLPDIRAPYAISENSQSLQATSVIQPALEAKHRWSCISGNVTLMQNWTLASRCTNTALSHCLVFSERPLVVGETFEIKITEINPLYAGSLKVGVTDLNLSDEHVRKNIPISMKRIPANVWYVSGNEVRYNSTLLQKSLASLDWLRVGDRIAIELTASRTLKILLNSEDMNISFQNVSEDIFAVVELLGSTMAVQVISSQGPSSPLRPCSLRLQDSLELGLDPLNKQDSMLESIDSDSLSFEFSECHGKNITLLDDKKSAGRMQSYHQGVVCLSKPLCKGHSVSIKILQVNPKWKGTIAVGALGVCPTTHQFPFPTSAILFRRPCWIATHDYININGNKTQSKYAEIFEQIQPGTIITLTLTHAGNLGITFGQTQLDDLAIGMPHHIYPVFDIYGRCERIGIVNGDAKGGSPINEELALPAGAVPLGVGGVAEGSSALEVENVPQCEKADLEVHEKETDVAGASNPGTSSSMSRSVMDSVSENLLMNISIKNRTANEARNQDLSNSCCLRDSLQLQHSTNLNIQRSQSTHRFNALQGSFDSNRGELSQSVNFDEGFEDYRSTTGAAATSAAAVTAAASGAAGQANQESNTDPNYLEDVDSNIDFSIQLNESEPEEDSNTIANNRAKLGLPLQNSCSTAPEHQPPAESSAVASTTTTGTSTGRRANVVEFAEDPVVRLSRANSISSAASVLSVAENKDCDYLKLVMGFKRTLMLPDVFFAGDSFGCFCEGCAPSLQGTMVSGWVRFKINQQTLNSSCDGRMTGDDSVWTTAYYNARVEKIRSVLDHGQPLPIESCQFLPEGTTVGDNFVPGTHILLQSQPDSSERSQRSSFHRYMASGVCYRICATFEVRVRSQALSSIEFPDAAGSVGGEGGSSTSGAGSAGLRHWTTKEADACVLTALMVLLAPA; this is encoded by the exons ATGTCGTCGTTCCACCGACGGTGCGGCAAGCGCATCACGCTGGCCAACAACAACCGGACGGCGATGCGGAACATTAGCGAGTTCAACCACGGGCTGGTGCTTAGTTCGGAACCGCTCAAGGATGACGTCCTGTTCGAGGTGCGGATCGATGAGAAG ATTCACGCCTGGAGTGGTAGCATTGAGATTGGGGTGACGACGGTGAATCCGGAGACGACGGAGCTGCCACCGTGTGCGACCAAGTTGAGAAATGGGACGTGGGTGATGTCGGGGATTTCGGTGCTGAAGGATGGTCTCTCGCTGATGGAGTATTATGGGTCCGATTTGGACAAGCTTGGGGAGGGTGATCGGGTTGGGGTTGTGAGGACGGCGCAGGGGGAGTTGATTTTCTTTGTGAACGGAGATTCGCAAGGCGTTTCAGCGGTGGACATTCCGAAGAACGTTTATGCGTTGGTGAACCTTTATGGGAAGTGCGTCCAGGTTTCGATTTGTCCGTCGGATAGCTTGGAGTATGGTAACGAGAGTACACAGATTTCGCAGAACATCGACATTGCCATGTCGGTGGAGATGTCCGTTAGCGCAACGGCTAACGGAGGAGGACCTTCCGGGTCTAGTTCCGTACTGGACGCGATCGATCCTAGCGATAAGTTGAGATTTCATACGCGCTGTGGTTCGCTGGTGAAACTGAGTGCAAATTGTAGAACTGCCGAGAGGCGACGACCTTTAGATGAGTTTAACAACGGAGTCGTGATGACGCATCGACCGTTGCGGGACAACGAGCTGTTTGAGATTCGCATTGATCGCCTGGTTGACAAGTGGTCTGGCTCGATCGAGGTCGGCGTTACGACGCACTGCCCGTCAGCGTTGCAATTCCCAGCGACTATGACAAATCTGCGCAGCGGAACCATCATGATGTCAGGTTGTGGAATTCTGACCAATGGAAAGGGCACACGTCGCGAGTACGGTGAGTTCAATCTGGACGAACTGCGCGAAGGTGATCGCGTAGGAATGATGCGAAAGTCGAACGCGAATCTTCACTACTACATCAACGGGCGGGATCAAGGAGTGGCGGCCACGCGGGTTTCCCAGCAGCTGTGGGGTGTCATTGATCTGTACGGCATGACGATCAAGGTGACGATCGTAGATCGCGACGAACGGGAGCAGCAGAACTTGGTCACTCGGCGTAACAACCTGATGAGCTTGCCCGTCACCGAGCAGGAGTTGATCCCGCCAAGTCCGGAGATAGACCTGAGCCAATCGGACCGACTGCTGTTCCATCCAATGTGTGGATCGCACGCGTCGGTGACCCACAGTGGTAGAACGGCGTTGAGGCCTAACGCTTCGGACGACTTCAACAACGGCGTCGTGCTCACGCGAAGACATCTACGTCCAAACGAGATGTTTCAGGTAAGATTGGAGCGGGTTGTCACGAAGTGGGCTGGCTCCATCGAGATGGGCGTCACAACTCACAGCCCACAGGAGCTGGACTTTCCCTTCACCATGACAAACGTCCGATCAGGGACGTGGATGATGACCGGAAATGGCGTGATGCAAAACGGCATGACCGTGATCGAGCAGTACGGACAAAATCTGGACCGGTTGCAGGTTGGAGATCGTGTCGGAGTCGTTCGCAAGGACGACGGAACGCTGCACTTCTGGGTCAACGGAGTTGACCAAGGCCCGGCTGCGTCCAACGTCCCAGAAAAGGTCTACGGCGTAATCGATCTGTACGGACAAGCGGCGCAGGCCAGCATCGTAGACACGTCCGAGTGCGGCACTCCGGACACCGGAAATTCAACAATCTCAAACACCACTCTCTTCAGCAGTGAACCCAAGCTAAAGTTCCACTCCGTTCACGGAAAGAACGCCCGAATCTCAAACGGAGGCCTCACCGCTTGCCGCCCTAAAGCCCTAGCAGAGTTCAACGACTCGATCGTGTTCAGCAATCGGCCGCTAAGACAACGCGAACTCTTCGAGATCGTCCTCGAAACGGTCGTAGACCAGTGGAACGGCTCAATAGAAATCGGCGTAACCGGAATCCGGCCGGACGAGCTCAGCCTGCCAAGCACCGCAACTGATCTCGAACACGACACCATCATGATCTCCGGAACGACTCTGATGCGCAACGGAGTTACCATCCGCAACGATCTCCCCTTCGACCTGGACACCCTCTCGGCGAGCTCGCGTGTCGGAGTCATGCGCAACGGCGACAACATCCACTTCTTCATCAACGGTGTCGATCAGGGTCCGTACTACGAGTGCAAGGCTCCGAACCTGTACGCGGTGATCGACCTGTACGGACAGTGCGCTCAGGTCAGCATCACCACACCGCTCCCGGACATTCGAGCTCCATACGCCATCAGTGAAAACTCGCAGAGCCTGCAAGCGACCTCGGTCATTCAACCGGCACTCGAGGCCAAACATCGCTGGTCGTGCATCTCCGGCAACGTAACACTCATGCAGAACTGGACACTGGCTTCACGTTGCACCAACACAGCACTGTCGCACTGTTTGGTCTTTTCCGAGCGACCCCTCGTGGTCGGAGAGACGTTCGAGATTAAGATCACCGAGATCAACCCGCTGTACGCGGGTAGCTTGAAAGTTGGCGTCACCGATCTCAACCTTTCGGACGAACACGTCCGCAAGAACATCCCAATCAGCATGAAGCGCATCCCGGCGAACGTTTGGTACGTCAGCGGAAACGAGGTTCGGTACAATTCTACGCTGCTGCAGAAGTCGCTGGCATCGCTGGATTGGCTACGGGTTGGCGATCGCATCGCGATCGAGCTAACCGCTTCGCGCACGCTGAAGATCCTGCTCAACTCGGAAGACATGAACATCAGCTTCCAGAACGTTTCGGAAGACATTTTCGCCGTGGTTGAACTACTCGGATCAACGATGGCCGTTCAGGTCATCTCCTCGCAAGGCCCCTCGTCTCCGTTGAGACCGTGCAGCTTGCGCTTGCAGGACTCACTGGAGCTCGGTCTCGATCCGCTCAACAAGCAGGATTCCATGCTGGAATCCATCGACTCCGACTCGCTATCGTTCGAGTTCTCCGAATGTCACGGCAAGAACATCACACTTCTCGACGACAAGAAATCCGCCGGACGAATGCAATCCTACCACCAGGGCGTGGTCTGCCTCTCGAAACCCCTCTGTAAGGGTCACAGCGTAAGCATCAAGATTCTGCAGGTCAACCCCAAGTGGAAGGGAACCATCGCAGTAGGCGCACTCGGAGTTTGCCCCACCACGCACCAGTTCCCGTTCCCAACATCGGCCATCCTGTTCCGACGACCCTGCTGGATCGCCACCCACGACTACATCAACATCAACGGCAACAAAACCCAGTCCAAGTACGCGGAAATCTTCGAACAGATCCAACCGGGAACCATCATCACGTTAACGCTGACCCACGCCGGCAACCTGGGCATCACCTTCGGCCAAACCCAGCTCGACGACCTGGCCATCGGGATGCCGCACCACATCTATCCGGTGTTTGACATCTACGGCCGTTGCGAGCGGATTGGCATCGTAAATGGGGACGCCAAGGGTGGCAGTCCGATCAACGAGGAGCTGGCACTACCCGCGGGAGCGGTTCCGCTTGGTGTCGGTGGAGTCGCGGAAGGATCGTCCGCGCTGGAGGTGGAGAACGTGCCGCAGTGCGAAAAGGCCGACCTGGAGGTGCACGAGAAGGAAACGGACGTGGCGGGGGCCTCGAACCCGGGAACGTCGTCTTCGAT GAGCCGCTCCGTAATGGACAGCGTGTCCGAGAATCTGCTGATGAACATTTCCATCAAGAATCGAACCGCCAACGAGGCCAGGAATCAGGATTTGTCCAACTCGTG ctGCCTCCGCGACTCGCTCCAGCTGCAACATTCCACGAATCTCAACATCCAGCGAAGCCAGAGCACGCATCGCTTCAACGCGCTGCAGGGCAGCTTCGACAGCAACCGCGGCGAGCTGTCCCAGTCGGTCAACTTTGACGAGGGCTTCGAAGACTACCGCAGCACGACTGGAGCGGCAGCCACTTCTGCGGCTGCCGTAACGGCGGCAGCTTCCGGTGCAGCTGGCCAGGCGAACCAAGAGAGCAACACCGATCCCAACTATCTGGAGGACGTGGACAGCAACATTGATTTCAGCATTCAACTGAACGAGTCCGAGCCGGAAGAGGACAGCAACACAATCGCCAACAATCGGGCAAAGCTGGGGTTGCCGCTGCAGAACAGCTGCTCGACGGCTCCGGAACATCAACCTCCGGCGGAGTCGTCAGCAGTGGCATCTACAACTACCACGGGAACTTCCACCGGTCGTCGCGCCAACGTGGTCGAGTTCGCCGAGGATCCGGTCGTACGGCTGTCCCGCGCCAACTCGATCTCGTCGGCCGCTTCGGTGCTGAGCGTGGCCGAGAACAAGGACTGCGACTACCTGAAGCTGGTGATGGGCTTCAAGCGGACGCTGATGCTGCCGGACGTGTTCTTTGCCGGGGACAGCTTCGGGTGCTTCTGCGAGGGTTGCGCTCCTTCGCTGCAGGGCACGATGGTCAGCGGGTGGGTGCGGTTCAAGATCAACCAGCAAACGCTGAACAGTTCTTGCGATGGCCGGATGACTGGGGACGATTCTGTTTGGACTACGGCGTACTACAATGCGCGGGTGGAGAAGATACGGTCGGTGCTGGATCACGGTCAACCGTTGCCGATTG AATCGTGCCAATTCCTGCCGGAAGGTACCACCGTCGGGGACAACTTTGTACCCGGCACGCACATCTTGCTGCAGTCGCAGCCGGATTCGAGCGAGCGTTCGCAGCGTTCGTCGTTCCACCGATACATGGCCAGCGGGGTGTGCTATCGAATTTGCGCCACCTTTGAGGTTCGCGTGAGGTCGCAGGCGCTGTCCAGCATTGAGTTTCCGGATGCGGCCGGCAGTGTTGGAGGAGAGGGCGGGTCGAGCACTTCCGGTGCCGGAAGTGCTGGGCTGCGTCATTGGACGACGAAGGAGGCGGACGCTTGTGTACTGACTGCATTGATGGTGCTGCTGGCACCGGCTTAA
- the LOC6037687 gene encoding uncharacterized protein LOC6037687 has product MEKSFSRTILGFWLVTCATSWDLSSVGVEEFSLKHVSLYKSRAFLTIEHANVTLVEASWPENKLGVRPRIISDRDGELNSGCEGLKKVIWTDVDPVGRLWILDRGDEQCNPKLLISSLIFASSKEIRYDFSDSSRELHSIVVDPIQASDGDTRAFVTLENTDYLLFFSLFKQAVGKLQFEKKDFSRITPISLSEVTINQNRLYISDSLTGRLFSLPVKTIRQLTFPEDDVQKMVMKTNVTYLGRLLGRASGLKLDLRDNLFYIIPRDGAIVKWKPGRALKAENHLVIFQREINVSQVILGGPGKTWAVASQIATDETMRHCVRINS; this is encoded by the exons ATGGAAAAATCGTTTTCGAGAACAATTTTAGGATTCTGGTTGGTCACGTGCGCCACCAGCTGGGATCTGTCCAGTGTTGGAGTTGAGGAGTTTTCGTTGAAGCACGTGTCACTGTACAAATCACGTGCTTTCCTGACGATTGAGCATGCGAATG TTACACTCGTTGAAGCATCGTGGCCGGAGAACAAACTCGGCGTTCGGCCGAGAATCATTTCCGACAGGGATGGAGAGCTGAACAGCGGATGTGAAGGTTTGAAGAAGGTTATTTGGACCGATGTGGATCCGGTGGGTCGACTGTGGATTCTGGATCGTGGCGATGAGCAGTGCAATCCAAAGTTGCTCATCAGCAGCTTGATTTTTGCAAGCAGTAAAGAAATTCGCTACGACTTCAGCGATTCCAGTAGAGAGCTCCATTCGATCGTGGTCGATCCCATTCAGGCCAGTGATGGAGACACGCGAGCTTTTGTAACGCTCGAGAACACCGATTATTTGCTATTTTTCTCGTTGTTCAAGCAAGCCGTTGGAAAGCTACAATTTGA AAAGAAAGACTTCTCTCGGATCACGCCGATTTCCCTGTCCGAGGTGACCATCAACCAGAATCGCCTCTACATCTCGGACAGCCTAACGGGAAGGTTGTTTTCCCTGCCAGTGAAGACCATCCGCCAGCTTACCTTTCCCGAGGACGACGTTCAGAAAATGGTCATGAAGACCAACGTGACCTACCTGGGGAGGTTGCTGGGACGCGCCAGTGGGCTAAAGCTCGACCTCCGGGACAACCTGTTCTACATCATTCCGCGGGACGGGGCCATCGTAAAGTGGAAACCGGGCCGGGCGTTGAAGGCCGAGAATCACTTGGTTATTTTTCAACGTGAAATTAACGTCAGTCAGGTTATACTGGGAGGGCCAGGAAAGACGTGGGCCGTTGCCAGTCAGATTGCCACTGATGAAACGATGCGGCATTGTGTACGAATAAATTCTTGA
- the LOC6037688 gene encoding BAG family molecular chaperone regulator 2 isoform X1 — protein sequence MIPTARFKPDNFQQATASVEQDDDGMEVDTVAPDFGGGPSGSSGAAVAGSSSWMVMPRVDDSNTHWHSKPPMERFIGILDQLDSKVEKLRKEALVLQEKKDFLAMSVDLLRNNEYLTGLDENEREEINCYVQRISGRLSTVELSVCTVRDRAQEDSLHHVNSLIDAVISGPDSVLSRMRCQQFLNACSTSDSSASYSELLDPTMCSDKKFESALLGCTLDDQKTIKKRLQALLTYLTQQTVVQ from the exons ATGATTCCGACAGCGAGATTTAAACCAGACAACTTTCAACAAGCTACGGCGTCCGTCGAACAAGACGACGACGGCATGGAAGTGGACACGGTTGCACCGGATTTTGGCGGCGGACCAAGTGGCAGCAGTGGAGCGGCGGTGGCCGGATCGTCCTCCTGGATGGTGATGCCCCGCGTTGACGACTCCAACACCCACTGGCACAGCAAACCACCGATGGAAAG GTTCATCGGCATTCTGGACCAGCTGGACTCGAAGGTGGAAAAGCTACGGAAGGAAGCGCTGGTGCTGCAGGAAAAGAAAGATTTCCTCGCAATGTCGGTGGACCTGTTGCGGAACAACGAGTACCTGACGGGGCTGGACGAAA ACGAACGCGAGGAGATCAACTGCTACGTCCAGCGGATAAGCGGCCGCCTGTCGACGGTCGAGCTGAGCGTGTGCACCGTGCGGGACCGCGCCCAGGAGGACTCGCTGCACCACGTCAACAGCCTGATCGACGCCGTCATTTCCGGCCCCGACTCGGTCCTGTCGCGGATGCGCTGCCAGCAGTTTCTGAACGCGTGCAGCACGTCCGACAGCTCGGCCAGCTACTCCGAGCTGCTCGATCCCACCATGTGTTCCGACAAAAAGTTCGAGTCTGCCCTGCTTGGCTGCACCCTGGACGACCAGAAGACGATCAAGAAGCGGTTGCAAGCGCTGCTCACCTACCTTACCCAGCAGACCGTCGTTCAGTGA